The proteins below come from a single Stomoxys calcitrans chromosome 1, idStoCalc2.1, whole genome shotgun sequence genomic window:
- the LOC106092093 gene encoding uncharacterized protein LOC106092093 isoform X1: MKIFIFTLICGLLGHAASIPLESSSNDATDVLVDDSWQTSPITAWPLHPAPLTAYTTHGLNLLTPGELAPFQAATSTKKKQHKVVESKFAEHPKPFSGINLPQLLQPQLLTPQPYFVLNNHPYLAPTPLTQFSYTYGGNQLQQQLYTPMGESVLTPSHKTMASTTSKPKVKQPEPTTKRPKEHLRNKPPKLQLAPPAQTADFLHDQPLLQAVRQINSDFVVEDIMPVPGRHVFSSVNMEVLEHKPMTSSQQISKANDVRKTPKPKTANKKSPTDSRQIKVEATGRTATSGNVPQIQFATYFLPYFSQGQQQQLQQERKKATKTAALILEPHSKAIVGNGGTAISTPISRAFLKRGVTTNVYFNPESVAIAGVGGKAHAQADLELDLIS; this comes from the coding sequence TGATAGCTGGCAAACATCACCAATTACTGCTTGGCCCTTACATCCGGCTCCCTTAACTGCTTATACCACTCATGGCTTAAATCTATTAACTCCAGGTGAATTGGCACCTTTCCAGGCAGCTACTAGCACTAAGAAGAAGCAACACAAAGTAGTTGAAAGCAAATTTGCAGAGCACCCTAAGCCTTTTAGTGGCATAAATTTACCACAATTATTGCAGCCCCAATTGTTAACACCTCAACCATATTTCGTTTTAAATAACCACCCTTACCTTGCCCCGACACCTCTGACACAATTCAGCTACACCTATGGTGGTAATCAGTTACAGCAGCAATTATATACCCCCATGGGAGAGAGTGTCCTGACACCATCACACAAAACTATGGCCTCTACCACCAGCAAGCCAAAAGTCAAGCAGCctgaacccaccaccaaaagaCCCAAAGAGCATTTAAGAAATAAACCACCAAAATTGCAATTAGCTCCTCCGGCACAAACAGCTGACTTTTTACATGACCAGCCTCTACTGCAGGCTGTGAGGCAAATTAATTCCGATTTTGTGGTCGAAGATATAATGCCAGTTCCTGGACGTCATGTATTCTCCTCGGTCAACATGGAGGTGCTCGAACACAAACCCATGACAAGTTCACAGCAAATATCAAAGGCCAATGATGTAAGGAAAACACCAAAGCCCAAAACTGCAAATAAAAAATCCCCTACTGATTCTCGTCAAATTAAAGTGGAAGCTACTGGCCGCACTGCCACCTCAGGCAATGTGCCACAAATACAATTTGCCACCTATTTTTTGCCTTACTTTTCACAAGGCCAGCAACAGCAGCTGCAACAGGAGAGAAAAAAGGCTACCAAAACAGCCGCTTTGATTTTGGAACCCCATTCTAAGGCCATTGTGGGCAATGGGGGTACTGCCATTTCAACACCCATCTCAAGGGCCTTTCTGAAACGTGGCGTCACCACAAATGTCTACTTTAATCCCGAGTCCGTGGCCATAGCCGGTGTGGGTGGTAAGGCACATGCCCAAGCTGATCTTGAATTGGATTTAATCAGTTGA